The DNA region GGGTCGGCCTTTGACGCAGGCGCTGGTGGAGGCGGGCGAGCAGGTGACGGCGGTGTCGCGGCACGCGACGGCGGTGGACGGCATCCGGCACGTGGTGGCCGACCTGGCCGAACCGGCGAGCCTCGCGCCCGTCCTTGACGGGGCGAAGGCGCTGTTCCTCCTCCTGTCCGGCAACCTGCACGCCCCCGACTCCCGCCCGGCCGACCTCGTCGACCTGGCCGTGGCCCGTGGGGTCCGCCGGGTCGTCCTGCTGTCCTCGCAGGGCGTGTCGACCAGGCCGCTCGGGCCCACCCGGGTCGCGATGCGCGCGCTGGAGGACGCGGTGCGCGCCTCCGGCCTTGACTGGGCCGTGGTGCGGCCGGGCGGCTTCGCCTCCAACGCCTTCGCCTGGGCGGAGTCCGTCCGCACGCGGGGCATGGTCGCCGCGCCCTTCGGTGACGTCGGGGTGCCGGTCGTCGACCCGGCGGACATCGGCGAGGTCGCGGCGGCCTGCCTCCTCGACGACCGGCACAACGGCGGGGTGTACGAGCTGACCGGGCCGGAGGTGATCTCGCCGCGTCGGCAGGCCGAGGCGATCGCCACCGCGCTCGGCTCGCCCGTGCGCTTCCACGAGCTGACCCGCGCCGAGGCGAAGGCTCAGATGACCCGGTTCGTACCGGCGGAACTCGCCGACGACACCCTCGACATCATCTCCGCCCCGAACCCGGACGAACTGCGGATCAGCCCGGACGTGCAGCGCGTCCTCGGCCGCGCCCCGCGCCCCTTCAGCGACTGGGTCGCCCGCAACGTCGCGGCTTTCCGCTGAGGGCGACGGCCGCCGGGGGGAAACTCCCCGGCCGCCGCTCCGGCCCGGCGTGCCGCTGGGCCGGAGCGGCGGGACCACCCGGCTCTGCCTCCCTCGGGGCGAGGCTCCGCTCAGATCTGCCCCCGGAACAACGCCGCACTCAGCACGTGGCCCGGTAGGACAGATCCGGCAGGTACGTCCGCCAGTCCCGCCGCGACAGGCCCGAACCCGCCCGCTCGCACACCGCGGCGACCAGAGATGCGGGGTCGAGCGAATACTTCTGCAAGGGCACGTGGGAACCGCCCGCATACAGCGTCCTGTCGTCGGCGCTGAAGGCCAGCGACGTGATCGTGTCGCCGGGCGTCGGCAGGGGCGAGCCGAGCGGCTGGCTGGAGGGGACGTCCCACAGCTGGAGGACGCCGGAGCGGGTGGCGACCGCGAGCGTGGCGTTGTCGTGGGAGAAGGCGAGCGCGGTGACCCCGTCGCCGTCGGCCGTGGGCGGAGCGTCGGAGTCCGCGGCGGTCAGGACGGCGCGGCGGGTGGTTCCGGTGCCGTTCCAGACGGTCACCCGGCCGTAGGCGTCGCCCGCGGCCAGGTACTGCCCGCCGGGGCTGAAGGCCAGTTCGCTGGTCAGGGTGCCGCTCAGTGACGTGCGCACGGTCCTGCCGGAGCGGGGGTCGGCGATGGCCTGCCAGGAGGCGACCCTCGCCGCGTCCCGTCGTACCGCGAGTGTCCCCGAGATGTCCTTGAGGGTCCTGACCTTCTCGGGACGGCCGCCGGAGCGCAGGTCCCACACCTCGGTGGTCTCCTGCATCGAGGTGCGGGCCAGGTACAG from Streptomyces flavofungini includes:
- a CDS encoding SDR family oxidoreductase translates to MIVVTGATGNVGRPLTQALVEAGEQVTAVSRHATAVDGIRHVVADLAEPASLAPVLDGAKALFLLLSGNLHAPDSRPADLVDLAVARGVRRVVLLSSQGVSTRPLGPTRVAMRALEDAVRASGLDWAVVRPGGFASNAFAWAESVRTRGMVAAPFGDVGVPVVDPADIGEVAAACLLDDRHNGGVYELTGPEVISPRRQAEAIATALGSPVRFHELTRAEAKAQMTRFVPAELADDTLDIISAPNPDELRISPDVQRVLGRAPRPFSDWVARNVAAFR